Part of the Acidobacteriota bacterium genome, TCCGTGCCGAAGTCGATTCTCGAGAACGCGGTCGGCGTCGCGGTGTTTCCTTCGCTGCTCAAGGGCGGCTTCGTCGTGGGCGGCCAGCGCGGCAAGGGCATACTGAGCGTGCGCGACAAGAAGACCGGCCTCTGGTCGACGCCGGCGTTCCTGACCATCACCGGCGGCAGCATCGGCGCGCAGATCGGCGGACAGGCCATCGACTTGGTTCTGGTCGTGAACAACGAGCGTGGCCTGGAGCAGCTGGTCAAGAACCAGTTCAAGATCGGCGCCGATGCCGGGGTCGCCGCCGGACCGGTGGGCCGCGAGGCCAGCGCGGCGACCGACATCCAGTTGCGCGCGCAAATTCTCAGCTACTCGCGGGCACGGGGCTTGTTCGCCGGCATCACGCTGAACGGCGCGACCATCCGCCAGGACCGCGATGCCAACGAGCGTTTCTACGGCACCGCGTATCGGACGGGACAGATCGTGTTCGAGGGCCGCGCCGGCTCGCCAGAATCAACGGCGGCGTGGAAAGAGACGCTCGCGAAGTACGCCCAGTAGCCAGATGCCAGATGCCAGATGCCAGAAGAGATTCTGGCTACTGGCTACTGGCTACTGGCTACAAGAAATTCGGCGCCCCTGATCGGTAATCCCCGCCGAGCACGGTGACCGAGTTCGCTCCCAGCCAGCTGTCGAGAATCTTGGCGTAGACCGATCGGAAGTCGGTTTCGTGTTTCACGTCGCCCGCGTTGTTTTCGAGCGTGGGATTGGCGGGGTCGAGGTTCAGGTTCGGCGCGGTACCGTAAATACCGCCACGTACGCCGCCGCCGAGCACCATCATGTTGCCACCGGCGCCGTGGTCGGTGCCCGAGCTGCCGTTCTCGGAAATGCGCCGGCCGAACTCCGTGTAGACCAGCACGAGCGTGCTGCCGAGCAAACCCTGCGAGCTCAGGTCGTCATAAAACGCCTTCAAGCCGTCGCCGAGTGTGGCCATCAAATTGAAGTACGCACCCTGGTTGACGCCCTGCGTGGCATGCGTGTCGAACCCGCCCGTTTGCACCCAGAACACCTTGGTGCCGATCTGCTTGTTCATGGCGCCGGCCACGGCGGTCAGCGCCTGGCCGAACCCGTTGTTGGGATACGTGTTGGCCGGTCGATAGGTCGCGACCGTGGCCACGCGGTCGAGCGTACTGAGCGCCGCCTGCGTCGTTGAGTTCACGAACGCGAGGTGCGGCCGGTTAACCGGGATGTGCGACGAAATGCGGGTTTGCGCGGTGCGTTCGTAGCCGGCTTCGGCGCCGCTGTTAGGGCTCGAGAACGCATAGCTCGCCGGGCTGGTAATGGCCGGCACGCCGACCAGGCGCGCCATCAAGGGCCGCGGCGTCTCGCGCTGCGTGTTCCAGGCGACCAGTGGATCGACCGGCGTCGGCTGCAGATCGAGATAGCGTCCCAGCCACCCGGTGCCCGAGGTGTTGCTGGTGCTGGCCGTGCCCCAGATATCGAACCCGGTAAAGTGCGAGCGGCTCTGGTTCGGATAGCCCGTGCGTTGGATGATCGCGAGCCGGCCCGCGTCGAAGATCGACTTGAGGCCGGTCAGCCGCGGGTGCAACCCCAACTCGACGCGCGATGAATCGGAGCCGATCTGCAGTACGTTCGCGGCGGGGACCGCAATGGTCGGCCGCCGAGTCGTGTAGTTCGGGTCGCGATAGGGAATCACCGTGCTCAGCGAATCGTTGCCGCCGCTCAGGTAGACCACCACCAGGTTGCGGGCCGCCGACCCTTGCGCGAAGGCGATGTCGCACAGCGCCTGTGGCGCGGCAAACCCAAAGGTGAATGCGGTGACGCCGCCCTTGACGAATTGTCGTCGTGAATAACTCATGGCGTCCCCTAGTTGAATTGATACTCGCCGGACCCGACGATCAGACGGGTCAGCCCTGGCACCCTCGTTTGCAACTGCGAGTCGGTGCCGGTCCACGTCGTTGACCGCAGGTAGTCGCCCATGGCGACGGTGGCGGTGGACGAGAAGCCCATGTTCGGGAAACGCGCAATCATGTACTCGAGCACCCGGTCGGGCGAAGCGCGATAGGGTTGCGCATCACGCGCCAGGTTGAAGCGCTGGTTCGACGCGAGCGTTGACGAGAAGTTCATGCGCGAGAGCATGGACGAGGTCGAAATCCATTCCGCGCCGGTGGCCCAGCCGTTGACGTCGGGCGGCTCGTACAGCTGCTGGCCCATATTGGTCAGGGGCGTGATCGCGCTATTCACCGAGAACCCGGTCCAGCCCACTTCCTTGATCGCGCGGACGACGAATTCGACCGGCCACGAATAGCGTTGGAAGAAGTTGGCGGGGTTGCGGAACTGCGACGACTGGAACAGGACGCGCAGCGTTGACTTGATGCTGAAGTTGTTCGCCAGGTA contains:
- a CDS encoding lipid-binding SYLF domain-containing protein, translating into MRYAFVIVALSLATLSAQSSDEARRISDSIIVLDEIMAAADKSVPKSILENAVGVAVFPSLLKGGFVVGGQRGKGILSVRDKKTGLWSTPAFLTITGGSIGAQIGGQAIDLVLVVNNERGLEQLVKNQFKIGADAGVAAGPVGREASAATDIQLRAQILSYSRARGLFAGITLNGATIRQDRDANERFYGTAYRTGQIVFEGRAGSPESTAAWKETLAKYAQ
- a CDS encoding DUF1501 domain-containing protein, giving the protein MSYSRRQFVKGGVTAFTFGFAAPQALCDIAFAQGSAARNLVVVYLSGGNDSLSTVIPYRDPNYTTRRPTIAVPAANVLQIGSDSSRVELGLHPRLTGLKSIFDAGRLAIIQRTGYPNQSRSHFTGFDIWGTASTSNTSGTGWLGRYLDLQPTPVDPLVAWNTQRETPRPLMARLVGVPAITSPASYAFSSPNSGAEAGYERTAQTRISSHIPVNRPHLAFVNSTTQAALSTLDRVATVATYRPANTYPNNGFGQALTAVAGAMNKQIGTKVFWVQTGGFDTHATQGVNQGAYFNLMATLGDGLKAFYDDLSSQGLLGSTLVLVYTEFGRRISENGSSGTDHGAGGNMMVLGGGVRGGIYGTAPNLNLDPANPTLENNAGDVKHETDFRSVYAKILDSWLGANSVTVLGGDYRSGAPNFL